A window of Caretta caretta isolate rCarCar2 chromosome 13, rCarCar1.hap1, whole genome shotgun sequence contains these coding sequences:
- the CEBPE gene encoding CCAAT/enhancer-binding protein epsilon translates to MSQGGFYDCERAPPRPMASELGALGEHEGSIDLAAYIGDEQLLSELLQGPPQRAPKSTPYPGYLQGEPWGYGAAHKGYGTLVKEEPRGAEPGRRSGYNPLPFQVAHCGQTAISLPPGGAGPALRTLKGPPCSPLLASPGPGKGKKAVNKDSLEYRLRRERNNIAVRKSRDKAKRRVLETQQRVLELAAENERLQSRVAQLSQELDTLRALFRQVPEAVVLGKGLGACS, encoded by the exons ATGTCGCAGGGGGGGTTCTACGATTGCGAGCGGGCCCCCCCGCGTCCCATGGCGTCAGAGCTGGGGGCACTCGGGGAGCATGAGGGCTCCATCGACCTGGCTGCCTACATTGGTGATGAGCAGCTGCTGTcggagctgctgcagggccccCCGCAGCGGGCACCGAAGAGTACCCCCTACCCGGGCTACCTGcagggggagccctggggctacGGGGCCGCCCACAAGGGCTACGGCACCCTGGTGAAGGAGGAGCCACGGGGGGCTGAGCCCGGGCGCCGCAGTGGCTACAACCCCCTGCCCTTCCAGGTGGCGCATTGTGGGCAAACGGCCATCAGCCTGCCCCCAGGGGGCGCCGGCCCGGCCCTGCGCACACTCAAG GGCCCCCCCtgcagcccgctgctggcctcgCCGGGCccggggaaggggaagaaggcgGTGAACAAGGACAGCCTGGAGTACCGGCTGCGCCGGGAGCGGAACAACATCGCCGTGCGCAAGAGCCGGGACAAGGCCAAGCGGCGGGTGCTGGAGACGCAGCAGCGGGTGCTGGAGCTGGCGGCGGAGAACGAGCGGCTGCAGAGCCGGGTGGCGCAGCTGAGCCAGGAGCTCGACACGCTCCGGGCCCTTTTCCGCCAGGTGCCCGAGGCCGTCGTGctgggcaaggggctgggggccTGCAGCTGA
- the C13H14orf119 gene encoding uncharacterized protein C14orf119 homolog, with amino-acid sequence MAGRPLPVHGVAQEMRCVLHWFSGWAPPQRQHFLRDLLAKAVPGKLRPLLEGLEALSLSGAPAPPPSLFQCQLRLWDQWFRGWSEPERNHFLARLEQVDPDFTAHFYCQLAATAGQE; translated from the coding sequence ATGGCGGGGCGCCCCCTGCCGGTGCACGGGGTGGCCCAGGAGATGCGTTGTGTCCTGCACTGGTTCTCGGGCTGGGCACCCCCCCAGCGCCAGCATTTCCTGCGTGACCTGCTGGCCAAGGCTGTGCCTGGCAagctgcgccccctgctggaggggctggaggCGCTGAGCCTCTCCGgggctcctgccccgcccccctccctcttccagTGCCAGCTGCGCCTCTGGGACCAGTGGTTCCGGGGCTGGAGCGAGCCGGAGCGCAACCACTTCCTGGCCCGGCTGGAGCAGGTCGACCCGGACTTCACCGCCCACTTCTACTGCCAGCTGGCGGCCACCGCTGGGCAGGAGTAG
- the SLC7A8 gene encoding large neutral amino acids transporter small subunit 2, giving the protein MEEGARRRGGSEKATDGPDQLAEGGVGLKKEIGLVSACGIIIGNIIGSGIFVSPKGVLENAGSVGLALLVWIITGLITAVGALCYAELGVTIPKSGGDYAYVKDIFGGLAGFLRLWIAVLVIYPTNQAVIALTFANYVLHPLFSTCLAPESGLRLLAGVCLLLLTWVNCASVRWATRVQDVFTAGKLLALALIIIMGIVQICKGHYYWLEPRHAFEAFTPVDVGMVALAFLQGSFAYGGWNFLNYVTEELVDPYRNLPRAIFISIPVVTFVYVFANVAYVTAMSPQELLASNAVAVTFGEKLLGVMAWIMPISVALSTFGGVNGSLFTSSRLFFAGAREGHLPSLLAMIHMRRCTPIPALLFTCLSTLLMLVTSDIYTLINYVGFINYLFYGVTVAGQIVLRWRQPHMARPIKVSLFFPVVYLLFWAFLLVFSLWSEPVVCGVGLAIMLSGVPVYGLGVAWHRKPPAVYTCLAAVTRVAQKLCGVVYPEMEPPNPDRTEQLEPMCNSGDPNQPHD; this is encoded by the exons ATGGAGGAGGGTGCGCGGCGCCGGGGTGGTTCCGAGAAGGCCACAGATGGCCCAGATCAGCTGGCAGAGGGTGGCGTGgggctcaagaaagagatcggGCTGGTGAGCGCTTGCGGCATCATCATAG GTAACATCATCGGGTCAGGGATCTTCGTGTCGCCAAAGGGCGTGCTGGAGAACGCGGGCTCCGTGGGGCTGGCGCTACTGGTGTGGATCATCACAGGGCTGATCACGGCTGTGGGAGCGCTGTGCTACGCCGAGCTGGGTGTCACCATCCCCAAGTCCGGCGGTGACTACGCCTACGTCAAGGACATCTTCGGGGGGCTGGCCGG GTTCCTGCGGCTGTGGATCGCGGTGCTGGTGATCTACCCCACCAACCAGGCAGTCATCGCCCTCACCTTCGCCAACTACGTGCTGCACCCGCTCTTCTCCACCTGCCTGGCGCCCGAGAGTGGGCTCCGCCTCCTGGCGGGGGTGTGTCTGC tgcTGCTGACTTGGGTGAACTGTGCCAGCGTGCGCTGGGCGACGCGGGTGCAGGACGTCTTCACGGCTGGGAAGCTCCTGGCCCTGGCGCTCATCATCATCATGGGCATCGTGCAGATCTGCAAGG GGCACTACTACTGGCTGGAGCCGCGACACGCCTTCGAGGCCTTCACGCCGGTGGACGTGGGGATGGTGGCGCTGGCCTTCCTGCAGGGCTCCTTCGCCTACGGCGGCTGGAACTTCCTCAACTACGTCACCGAGGAGCTGGTCGACCCCTACAG GAACCTGCCACGGGCCATCTTCATCTCCATCCCCGTGGTCACCTTCGTCTACGTCTTCGCCAACGTGGCCTACGTCACCGCCATGTCgccccaggagctgctggccTCCAACGCCGTGGCCGTG acgttcggGGAGAAGCTGCTGGGTGTCATGGCCTGGATCATGCCCATCTCCGTGGCCCTGTCCACCTTTGGGGGTGTCAACGGCTCCCTCTTCACCTCCTCCCG gctGTTCTTCGCAGGAGCCCGTGAGGGCCACCTCCCCAGCCTGCTGGCCATGATCCACATGCGGCgctgcacccccatccccgcCCTCCTCTTCACT TGCCTGTCTACGCTGCTGATGCTGGTGACGAGCGACATTTACACCCTGATCAACTATGTGGGGTTCATCAACTACCTGTTCTATGGGGTGACCGTGGCTGGGCAGATCGTGCTGCGCTGGCGCCAGCCCCACATGGCCCGGCCCATCAAG GTCAGCCTGTTCTTCCCCGTCGTCTACCTGCTCTTCTGGGCCTTCCTGCTGGTCTTCAGCCTGTGGTCGGAGCCGGTGGTGTGCGGCGTGGGGCTGGCCATCATGCTGAGCGGGGTGCCCGTCTACGGGCTGGGCGTGGCCTGGCACCGCAAGCCACCCGCCGTCTACACCTGCCTGG CGGCAGTGACGCGGGTGGCCCAGAAGCTGTGTGGGGTGGTGTACCCTGAGATGGAGCCCCCCAACCCTGACCGCACCGAGCAGCTGGAACCCATGTGCAACAGCGGGGACCCCAACCAGCCCCACgactga